The DNA segment GCCTCCTGTTGGGCCAACTCCGCCGAATCCTCTTGCACCTGGGTTTGTACCTCTCCTGCAATTTCATTCGTTCCGATATACCCCACTGCCCCCACAGACAGCCCAATCACCAGCAACACTATGGCGAACTTCAGCGCATAGCTTCGTCTGATGAAAGATGGGATAACTTTCCGAACCGGGCCTAACATACGGTCGTAGACAGACCCACCGACGCTTAAATCCTCACCCACCATTATCACGATTGAGAACAAAGTTACCAGTATCGAAGATTATTTAACTGGAACGGGGGACGATATTACCGATCAGAACGACGAGTTACCATATGGCTGCCGATTCTCTCTCCACTTTCGCCGAACGAACACGCTCTCGACTCGAAGAGTTTCCACCTCAGTCGCTACCTGAGACGCGGGCTATCGTCGACTCGCTGCTCCGGGCACTCGAGTGGAACCCCTACGGTGACACCCGAACGAACGCCACCGTTGCGGGCAGGTTCCTCGAATACGTGTGCCAGGTCGACGACGTACCGGGGGTAATCGTCGCGGTCGAAGCAGCGTCCGACACCCTCGAGAGCGAACGACTCGACGCACTGAGGGGCGTCCTCACGGCGACTGGCATCGACCGGGCCATCTATACGAACGGTCGAGACGTGGTATTACTCGCTGGAACGGACTCGCTCGATCACTACTCCGGACCACTGTTGGCGGACACCACGCTCGAGTACCTCGAGGAACTGTATGCAAAACCGGCCATCGAAACCCATCTCACTCACCATTCTCGCCGTGACGTCGCCCGAAAACTCGCGGTTGAACGTGAACCGCTCGAGGCCGCGCTGACACGGGACCTTCTGGACGTAACGGGCGACTCCTACCATCGTGAAGTCTCCGCGGCCGTCACTCAACTGCTCGATCACTTGCTCGAGTCGTTTGCAGATACACAGCGAGCTGGCACTCATCTCGAATCCGGTGACGCGACTCCTTCGAGTGCGGCAACCAAAACGGACGGAACGGACGAGCGAACGGCAAGCGTCCAGGAGGATACACGGACGTCAGCGGAACCTTCAACGGACGCGGAGGGCCCGGAAGGGAGTGAGGTGCATACGGGCGATGGTTCTGAGCCCACCGGGACAGTATCGACGCTCGAGTTCGACGAGGAGGGGGAACCCGTTAGCACGACGGACGCTACCGAACAGGTGACGGACCACACAACGGATGCGGAGGGTGAGGGACAGGAACCCGACTCCCTGGACGAACCGAAAGCTGAAGCGGCTGAGACGGAGTACGTTGCCAGGTTCTTCAGCGACCGGGGTTCAATCGGAGCCGTCGGGCACTCCGACTCAGGAGAGGCGCTTGCCCACGCAGCGGAGTTCCTGTTCGAACGTGGCCTGTCGGGGATTCGATTACCGTGGTCGCCAGCCACTGACGACTCGAGTGAGTGCGACGACAACGAAGTCGAATTCGTGCTCGTCGGCTGCGACGACGCCGGTCGACTGCCTAACCACCGAACGCTCTCGAACGGCACCCACATCAATACGGCAGGAGCCGTGACCGATCACGCCCGACGCCTCGAGGCGCTGAGCGCTCGCGCGGGCTATCGGGTGATGTTGACTGGGGATTGGCCTTCGTGACTGCGGGCATCGGTCGAAACGTCGTTAGAAGTCGATTTCGGCTTCGACGATGTGAATGGTGACGGTGCCGCCATCCAACGAGCAGTCACCGTCCTCGAACCGGTTCTCGAGGACCATCTCCCAGCCGGTTTCGTACTCGGAATCGCCGACGTCGATTTCGACACTGTCGACGTTGGTGTAGGTTTCTCGAGTCGCGTTCGTCTCGCTGATCGAAATCCGGCTGGTTTCGCTGCTCGCGAAGGTTCGTGCGTCGGGTTCGATCTCGAGGATCGTGATGACAGCCCGGTCGTCGGTACACCGTATCATCGGGTACTCGAGGGCGACACTTCCCTCGCCGTCGCCGCGGAAGATGCCGCCGCCCTCGTAGGCGATGGTATCGGAGCCACGGCTGGATTGGTAGACGAGGCCGCCGGTTGTCGTGGTTTCATCATACACGGTAGTCCCGTTCGTGTGTTCGACCGTAACCGTCAGTTCCGTCCCCTCGTAATCGGTCGAAATCGAGCCGTCCCGGAGGTTGAGTTCGCCGGAGCGGTCTTTGATCCCGTCGTATCTGATGATGTCGTTGAAGTTGTCACTCAGAGCGTCGAATCCCCGTTCGGCGTTCCTGAGTTGCTCGCCCTCCTGATAGCTGTTCATCGACTGGAGGCCGATCACCGACACGATGGCGACGGAGCCGATGATGATCGTAAACACGAGAATAAAGGCCAGCACCTCCGAAACCCCGCGTTCGTGACGGCCCTCGGCTCGTGGCTCACTCGAGAACATCAGGAACCACGCTCCAGCCTGATGTCGCCATCCTCGTGGACGATTTCGATAGCGCCCCCGTGGACTTCGCTGTCACCGTCGACGTCGACTGTCACCGGGACGTAGACGTCGACATTTCCGGACTGGGTGGTGAGATGGAGACAACTGGTTCCATTCTCGAGGAGCGGTGCCTCATTACATGTTTCTCGTAACGTGACCGTGTAGCGCTCCGATGCCGCTCTTGCGGGATGGTTGACCGTCATGTTGACCGTCGTGTCGTCATCCGTCGCCATCGAATCGACCTTCGAGAGTTCGCCCGCGAGTCGCTCGCCGATGGTCTCGAGCGAGCGGTCGGCGCTTCGGTCGCGTTCTCCCTCGAGGAGTGCCCCTGCCGAGATGAGCAGGCCGGAGATCAAGACGGTAGTAATCGCGATGGTGAGGACGTGCGTGATGGCGATGGAAACGCCGCGGTCAGTTCGGTGCTTAGCTATCATCTTACCCCTCTTCTTCCTCTTCTTCCTCTTCTTCCTCTTCTTCCTCTTCTTCAGGATGATCCGGGCAGTCTTCTAGGTTGATCTCGACAACTCTTTCGAACTCGAGGTCACTCGAGGCGTAACGCACGTTCACTGTCGTTACATTACCGACTGTCCCATCATGATCGAGTGACACGACACTCGCCGTCGACCCCGATTTACTGTGCTGGTACTGTTTCTCGAGCGCCTCGAGATCCGCTTCACTCACCGAACCGTTGTGGGCCAGCGCACAGACGCCGTCTTCGATCTCGAGCGCACTCCGGTCGGCGTCACTCATCGCCTGTCCGGAGGCACTCGAGGAGAGCGTCTGCGTGTAGAGCACGCCGTTGAAGACGACCACTACGCCGAGGAGGATGAACGCGATCGTGACGGCGGCGATGAGCACCAGTTGGCCTCTATCGTGCCGAGCGTCGTTGCCTCGTTTGGCTTCGTCCCCCATCACCAGACGGTCACCCTGATTTCGACGACGTTG comes from the Natronosalvus amylolyticus genome and includes:
- a CDS encoding type IV pilus modification PilV family protein; this encodes MFSSEPRAEGRHERGVSEVLAFILVFTIIIGSVAIVSVIGLQSMNSYQEGEQLRNAERGFDALSDNFNDIIRYDGIKDRSGELNLRDGSISTDYEGTELTVTVEHTNGTTVYDETTTTGGLVYQSSRGSDTIAYEGGGIFRGDGEGSVALEYPMIRCTDDRAVITILEIEPDARTFASSETSRISISETNATRETYTNVDSVEIDVGDSEYETGWEMVLENRFEDGDCSLDGGTVTIHIVEAEIDF
- a CDS encoding DUF7266 family protein, with translation MIAKHRTDRGVSIAITHVLTIAITTVLISGLLISAGALLEGERDRSADRSLETIGERLAGELSKVDSMATDDDTTVNMTVNHPARAASERYTVTLRETCNEAPLLENGTSCLHLTTQSGNVDVYVPVTVDVDGDSEVHGGAIEIVHEDGDIRLERGS
- a CDS encoding DUF7261 family protein → MGDEAKRGNDARHDRGQLVLIAAVTIAFILLGVVVVFNGVLYTQTLSSSASGQAMSDADRSALEIEDGVCALAHNGSVSEADLEALEKQYQHSKSGSTASVVSLDHDGTVGNVTTVNVRYASSDLEFERVVEINLEDCPDHPEEEEEEEEEEEEEEEG